In Labrys monachus, the genomic stretch TCCGAGGCCGCCATCGCGACCTCCTCCTCCGACATCGGCGTTTCCTCCGCGCCCATGCCGGTGATGGATTCGCCGGAGAGGTTGAGCTTGATGGAATCGACGCCGTATTTGATCAGCTGGCGCACCGTGCGGCGGACCTCTTCCGGCCCGGAGACGACAAGGCCGAGATTGAGGCCTTCATGGGGGATATGCGAGGGCGCGGCATCGCCGAGGCCGCCGACCGTGGTGATTTCGGGGCCGGCGGCGAGATAGCGGGGGCCGGGAAACCGGCCTTCGTTGATGAAGCGCTTGGCGACGACGTCGAGCCGCGGCTTGGCGGCGGCCGCGCCGCGCCCGCCGGTGAAGCCGGCATCGATCACCAGCTTCGCCATCTCCATGGTGACGAGCATGTGCTCCTCGAGCTCCATCATCTGGATGGGGTCGATGCCCGGGGCGTTGTTCCAGGACAGATGCAGATGCGCGTCGATCATGCCCGGCATCAGCGTCGAGCCCATGCCGTCGATCACGGTGGCGCCGCCATAGGATGCCGGAGACGACCCAAAGCGGGAGGTGCCCCGCGTGACCTGCTTGATCCGGTTGCCCTGGATCAGCACTTCGCCGGTATAGGGATATTCGCCGGTCGCATCGAGAATGCGCACATTCGTCAAAAGCGTGCCGTTGCTGCCGTTGCCGGTCCAGCCGTAACTGTCTTCCGCCATGGTCTCCTCCCGGAGGTTCACGCGGGACCATGTCCCTCGCGACCCCTTTTTTTGAGTTCAGCTCCCGTGTTGCTGGAGAAACGCCGCCAGTCTGCGGTTGCTTTCCTGCGCCCGCTCGATCGTCACCCAATGCCCGCAGCGCTCGACCACGCACAGGCGCGCGCCGGCGATCCTCTCCGACAGGATCTGAGCCATGCTGACGGGGGCGACGGGATCGGCGTCGCCCGTCACCAGCAGCGTCGGCGCCTTGATCCGGGACCACTCGGCGGGCTGCGCCGCCGACAGCGCCTCGCAGGTCTTCGCATAGCCCTCGGCCGGCTGCCGCATCACCGATTCCCGCACGAAGGCGACCGCCTCGGGCTTTTCCGCATGCGTGGACGGCGACAGGGTGTTGGCGATGATCTGGTCGGCGATGGCCTCCATTCCCTCCGACCGGGCCTTCTTCGCCCGTTCGATCAAGCCGTTCCTCGCCGCATCCGGCGGAGCGGTCAGGGCGCCGAACAGCGTCAGCGAGGCCACCCTGTCGGGGGTCTCGGCGGCGATGCGCTGGCAGACCAGCGTGCCGAGCGAGTGGCCGACGACATGCGCCCTGCGGATGCCGAGCGAGTCCAGCCCCGAGATGACCGCTTCGGCCAGCCACTCGATGGACAATCTCTCGAACGGCACCGGCGAGCGGCCGGAGCCCGGCAGGTCCGGGCGAACGACGCGGTAGTTGGCGAGAACCGCCATCTGCGGCTGGTAGGTGTTGGACGTGCCGCCGAGGCCGTGGACCATCACCACGGGAAAGCCGTCGCCCCTGACGTCCGCGACAATGGCGCCGCCGGCGATCGAAGCCATCAGGCAAACTCCGCGAACCGGTTTTCCAGCGTGCCGATGCCGTCGATCTCGACGCGCACGACGTCACCGGATTTGAGATATTTCGGCGGGTCGAAGCCGATGCCGACGCCGGAGGGCGTCCCGGTCGCGATGATGTCGCCGGGGCGCAGGGTGATGCCTTCCGACAGCGTGGCGATGATGGTGGGGATGTCGAAGATCAGCAGCGAGACCTTGGAATTCTGGCGCAGATCGCCATTGACGAAGCAGCGGATGCCGGCGTTCGCCAGGTCGAATTCGTCCTTGGAGACGGCCCAGGGACCCATCGGGCAGAACGTGTCCTGCGATTTGCCGATCAGCCACTGGCTGTATTTGCCCTGCAGGTCGCGGGCCGTCACGTCGTTGACGATGGTGTAGCCCCAGACGTGGTCGAGGGCGTTCTCCTTCGAGATGCCGCGGCCCTCCCGGCCGATGATGACGGCGAGTTCGGCTTCGTAGTCGATCGACGACGACACTTTCGCATCGATCAGGACCTTCGCATGGTTCGGGACTACCGAGTCCGGCAGCTTGGAGAAGATGATCGGATTCTTCGGCACCGCGCCCGCGGCGGCACTCGAATCGAAGCCGCTCCTGGCGAATTCATGCGCGTGCTCGTGGTAGTTCTTGCCGACGCAGAAGATGTTGCGGCGGGGGCGGGGAATCGGCGCCTCGATCTCGACCGCGCTCAGGGGAAGGGGCGAGAGGGTCCGCGGCAGGGGGGCGGCGCCGCGGTCGATGACCGCCAAGATGCCGGATCTCGCCGCCTCGACGGTGAAATCGAACGGCGCCACCGTCTGGCGGTCGAGGTCGACAAGGCCGACACGGCGCTCGCCGGCGATCGAAAAGGTCGCAACCCTCACGGTATCTCTCCCTGATCCTTTTTTGGACCATTTTGTAGTCCTTTGAGAAGCAGGCTAGCTTCGATCGACTCGTCATGCAAGCGTATTCCGAGAGGGATTGCCGTGCCGATCGCCTCGGACGGGCGACGAGGGCACGGCGAAGCCCGGTCGGGCAGGCGGTGGACGCATCCTGAAGATGTTGCTATCAATGGTCCAGTATTGGATCAGTTCGGGATTGAATCGGATGCCGAGGCTCGTCGCGGGCGATATCGCCGCCACGCTCAGGAAGCGCATATCGGCGGGCGAATGGAGCGAGAGCGGCAGGATGCCGGCCGAGCGGGACCTCGCCGACGAATATGGCGTGGCCCGCAACACGATGCGCCGTGCCGTCGGCCTCCTCGAGGAGGAGGGAGCGCTGGTCCGCCATGTCGGCCGCGGCACCTTCCTGGTGACGGCCAACCCCCATTCGCTGGCGGGCGCCGTCGCCCGGATGGAAGGCACGAGCCCGGCGGACATGATGGAGATCCGGCTGCTGCTCGAGCCCGCGGCGGCCTCCTTCGCGGCGACGAACGCCAGCACGGGCGATCTCAACGGCGTAAGGGAGGCGCATGCGAGCGCGTCGGAATCGACCGACATGCCGGTCTTCGAGCATTGGGACGCGGAATTCCACAGCCGCATCTTCGCCTGCTCGCGCAATGATTTCCTGAAGGAAATCCACAATGTCATGCGCATCCTGCGCAACCAGTCGCCATGGTTCGAGATGAAGAAGCGCTCGTTTTCCGAGGAGCGGCGGCAGCTCTATTGCGACGAGCACAAGGCCGTCGTCGAGGCTCTCTTTCGCCGCGACCCGGATGCCGCCCGCGAGGCGATGCATGCGCATCTGCTCACCGTCCAGCGAAACCTGCTCGGCCGATGAGTCTTGCCGGCCGAGGGAGGCGGCGAGGATCGCGCTGGCCGGTCGAAACGGAGAGCCGGAGCGGCACGGACAACCCGCGGCCGGTGGATATGCGGCTCCGCTTTGATCCAGATCAATTCCGGCGGTCCGGGGGAACATTCTAATGGCACGATGACCTCGAACCAGACGGAATGCCAGGCATGGAGAAAGCGGACGACCTGATCGATCGGTGCAATCGGCTGATCGGTGAAGGAATGGATTTTCCGATGATCTGGAATTCCTATCTGAAAGGGCATCGGCTGGTGCTCGGGCCACCGATTCAAAGCTACCGCAACGACCAGCCGGTGTTGCGCGTGCCCTTGTTTTATCGCCAGACATTGATTTTCATGGCGTCGGAGGCTCAATTTGCGATTGAGTGAATTGGGCATATTGCGCGGCTGCCGGTGGCGGGGCGTTTGGGGGCGGAATTCGAGAATGCGGACGCTGGGAGTCTTCGACGGTGTAAACGGCACGATCTCCATCATCGAGGACAAGGCGACCGGCGCCCGGCGCTATTACGAAGGCAATGCGTTCCAGAGCCACGCTCTGCCGACCGGCACGAGCTGCTTCACCTATGTCCACCTGATGGACGGCCTGCTGCGCGAGGCCTCCAATATCCTCCTGCTCGGCTGCGCCGGCGGCACGCTCGCCACGATGCTGCATCGGCAGGGCAAGACGGTGACGGTCGTCGACCGCAACCCGCAAAGCTTCGCCCTGGCGCGGGACTATTTCTGGATGCCGAAGGAGATCCGCTGCCAGACCGCCGACTTCCGCGACTTCGTCGCGCAGACGCCGGACCGCTTCGACGGCATCGGCATCGACGTGGGCGGGCCCGGCTTTTCGCCCGAGGCGGTCTTCGATGGTCCGGCCCTGCTCGCCCTGCGCCGCGTCCTGGCCCGGAACGGCCGTATGGCGATGAACATCCTGGTGGAGGACGGCATGGATCCGTTCACGGCCGGGCTGGCCTGCAGCCTCGCAGGCCCTGACCTGAATGCCTGGATCATCGAGGAGGCGAACGAATCGGAGCGCAACGCCATCATCGCCTGCGCGCCCGAGGATCGCCTGCGCCTGGAGCCGCGCTCGATGCCGGCGGCGATCGCCAGGGATGTTTCGAGCTGGTTCGTGCGGCGTCCGCAGCCGGGC encodes the following:
- a CDS encoding metal-dependent hydrolase family protein, with the protein product MAEDSYGWTGNGSNGTLLTNVRILDATGEYPYTGEVLIQGNRIKQVTRGTSRFGSSPASYGGATVIDGMGSTLMPGMIDAHLHLSWNNAPGIDPIQMMELEEHMLVTMEMAKLVIDAGFTGGRGAAAAKPRLDVVAKRFINEGRFPGPRYLAAGPEITTVGGLGDAAPSHIPHEGLNLGLVVSGPEEVRRTVRQLIKYGVDSIKLNLSGESITGMGAEETPMSEEEVAMAASEARCRNKVLSAHARSSGSVKQCIRHGITNIYHASFADEEALDMLEAAKDRHFVAPGIAWLINTARHAEQWGIKPGSRLSMEYERELAMCVETMKKMHRRGIRICIGGDYGFAWTPQGTNAKDIQTFVEMLGFSPMEAIQAATKYGGQIMGMGDELGLIKEGYLADLLLVDGDPIADVRILQDKNRIQAIMKDGKFHKAPRLTEQRRRLTA
- a CDS encoding alpha/beta fold hydrolase; its protein translation is MASIAGGAIVADVRGDGFPVVMVHGLGGTSNTYQPQMAVLANYRVVRPDLPGSGRSPVPFERLSIEWLAEAVISGLDSLGIRRAHVVGHSLGTLVCQRIAAETPDRVASLTLFGALTAPPDAARNGLIERAKKARSEGMEAIADQIIANTLSPSTHAEKPEAVAFVRESVMRQPAEGYAKTCEALSAAQPAEWSRIKAPTLLVTGDADPVAPVSMAQILSERIAGARLCVVERCGHWVTIERAQESNRRLAAFLQQHGS
- a CDS encoding fumarylacetoacetate hydrolase family protein, with product MRVATFSIAGERRVGLVDLDRQTVAPFDFTVEAARSGILAVIDRGAAPLPRTLSPLPLSAVEIEAPIPRPRRNIFCVGKNYHEHAHEFARSGFDSSAAAGAVPKNPIIFSKLPDSVVPNHAKVLIDAKVSSSIDYEAELAVIIGREGRGISKENALDHVWGYTIVNDVTARDLQGKYSQWLIGKSQDTFCPMGPWAVSKDEFDLANAGIRCFVNGDLRQNSKVSLLIFDIPTIIATLSEGITLRPGDIIATGTPSGVGIGFDPPKYLKSGDVVRVEIDGIGTLENRFAEFA
- a CDS encoding FadR/GntR family transcriptional regulator; this translates as MPRLVAGDIAATLRKRISAGEWSESGRMPAERDLADEYGVARNTMRRAVGLLEEEGALVRHVGRGTFLVTANPHSLAGAVARMEGTSPADMMEIRLLLEPAAASFAATNASTGDLNGVREAHASASESTDMPVFEHWDAEFHSRIFACSRNDFLKEIHNVMRILRNQSPWFEMKKRSFSEERRQLYCDEHKAVVEALFRRDPDAAREAMHAHLLTVQRNLLGR
- a CDS encoding spermidine synthase, whose product is MRTLGVFDGVNGTISIIEDKATGARRYYEGNAFQSHALPTGTSCFTYVHLMDGLLREASNILLLGCAGGTLATMLHRQGKTVTVVDRNPQSFALARDYFWMPKEIRCQTADFRDFVAQTPDRFDGIGIDVGGPGFSPEAVFDGPALLALRRVLARNGRMAMNILVEDGMDPFTAGLACSLAGPDLNAWIIEEANESERNAIIACAPEDRLRLEPRSMPAAIARDVSSWFVRRPQPGAAKSFPRAPLGLFGRSV